A window from Penicillium oxalicum strain HP7-1 chromosome VIII, whole genome shotgun sequence encodes these proteins:
- a CDS encoding Aldolase vrtJ gives MTSTSSSATVAIPAVNGETTWHGAGAAEFDMRSDTMTKPTPAMLNAICQTTLLDDVFNEDPTTNSLQKYVAERTRHEDALLVMSGTMGNQVAIRSHLAQPPYAVLCDHRSHIVCYEAGGVSLWTGATVQTVIPQNGIHLTLEDIQKHAVLDDDIHHCPTKLISLENTLNGLIMPLSEARRIVEWAHANDIKVHLDGARLWEAVVSGAGSLSEYASLFDSVSLCFSKGLGAPIGSIIVGSQQFIKKARWFRKSIGGGGRQTGILAAAARVALEETFGTDDQGKTGKLAATHAKAQEVAELWTSRGGKLQYPVHTNMVWLDLQASGVGPNDLTSIGQEQGLQLLGNRVVVHYQVSDDAIARLDKVFDIALKGSYQRSEDMRKAYGSSNH, from the exons ATGACATCCACAAGTTCTTCGGCCACAGTGGCAATTCCAGCTGTCAATGGCGAGACCACTTGGCACGGGGCTGGAGCCGCAGAGTTTGATATGCGCA GCGACACCATGACGAAACCGACCCCGGCCATGCTGAACGCAATTTGCCAAACAACACTGCTGGACGATGTATTCAACGAGGACCCCACAACGAATAGCCTCCAAAAATACGTCGCCGAAAGAACCCGACATGAGGATGCGCTCCTAGTAATGTCAGGGACTATGGGCAACCAGGTTGCTATACGCTCTCACCTAGCACAACCTCCTTATGCTGTCTTGTGCGACCACCGATCACATATCGTCTGCTATGAAGCAGGAGGCGTCAGCTTGTGGACGGGGGCGACGGTGCAGACCGTCATACCTCAAAATGGGATTCACCTGACACTGGAGGACATCCAGAAACACGCTGTACTCGACGACGACATCCACCACTGTCCCACCAAACTGATCAGTTTGGAAAACACTCTGAATGGATTGATCATGCCTCTCAGCGAAGCGCGACGTATCGTGGAATGGGCCCATGCCAATGATATCAAGGTACATCTGGATGGTGCTAGGCTGTGGGAGGCTGTGGTTTCGGGAGCTGGAAGTCTCTCAGAGTACGCTAGTCTCTTCGACAGTGTAAGTCTCTGCTTCTCGAAAGGGCTGGGAGCGCCAATCGGCAGCATCATTGTCGGATCCCAACAATTTATCAAGAAGGCGCGCTGGTTCCGCAAGTCTattggtggcggcggccgCCAAACTGGCATTCTTGCTGCCGCCGCCCGTGTGGCTCTTGAAGAAACCTTCGGGACAGATGATCAGGGCAAGACCGGAAAGCTTGCTGCAACACACGCAAAGGCTCAGGAGGTGGCGGAGCTATGGACTAGCCGTGGAGGAAAATTGCAATACCCCGTGCATACCAACATGGTCTGGCTGGACCTGCAAGCTTCTGGTGTGGGCCCCAATGACCTAACTTCCATCGGCCAAGAACAAGGTCTGCAATTACTTGGTAATCGAGTGGTCGTCCATTATC AAGTATCCGACGATGCCATTGCTCGGCTGGACAAGGTCTTTGATATTGCTCTTAAGGGCAGCTACCAGCGAAGCGAAGACATGAGAAAGGCATACGGAAGCAGTAACCACTAG